The following is a genomic window from Candidatus Binatia bacterium.
CCGTTGTGGCTCGCGACGAGAACCTCAGGGTCGATCCGCGTTCCTTCTCGGAGCGGCAGAGCATGTACGAGGTGGGCGGGGATTCGCGCGGAGTTCAGAACCAGGACCGCCGCGCGAGCGACCGCCAGGGGCGACGATGTCCGCCCGACAAGGATCCGTGCGTTATCGTCGTCGCGGTCGTTCAGGCGCCGGATCGTCTCGGCGGTGAACGTGCGGATGTTCGCCGATTGGCTTCGGATCACCTCGAGAAGCGTCTGCACCGCGACCTGTTCGGCTCCTTCGAGTTCCGGCGGCGTGACGGTGCTCGGGGCGCTGGCCGATGCGGGCGTGATGCCGACCCGCGGGCCGAGTGCGACGCGGTAATAGAGCGCCTGGTCGCCGCTCGCGCGACGGATGGACCAGAGGACCTTCCGGTTCGGTCCGGCGACCTCCACGCTGACACCGTAGTTGCGCGAGACGAAGCTCTCGCTCAGCTCGACGAGGTCGCCGCGGAGGGCCGGGATCTGGAGCTGCGCGAGGACCGGTTGGCCTGCTCGCGCGCGAAAGCCGATCTGCGCCTCGACGGTCCAGAGCTCTTGGCTCGTTCCGGGCTCGAGCGGAAGCCCGAGGACGAACACCTGGTACAGCGTCATCCCCGTCCCTATGAACAGGAGGATCGCGACCAAGGTGGTCAATGCCACGCGCGCGCTACGCATGCGGTTTCGTCTTCATGGGTTAGGAATCCGGAGCGGTGTCACCGGGTGCAGCGGAGCTTCTTTCCTTGGGCGCGCGCTTGTTGGTTCAGTTGCATCGCGGTGGGCATGCGCTCATTGAGATCGTGATTGCGGGTGGCGGACCCGGGATGGGTGGACAGGAAGTCGGGCGGAGCCTGTCCGCCGGACGCTGAAGCGGCTTCATCCATGTTGTTCCAGAAGACGACGGCTTCTCGTGGATCGAAGCCGGCCTGCGCCATCAGATCGAGGCCCATGAAGTCAGCCTCAGATTCGCGCGCTCGGCCGTAAGCTAGAATCAACCGGTATTGGGCACCCACGCCGAACGCACTCATGACGTCGGGGTGTACGGCCCCCGAGGTCTGCGTGCCGGCCATGAGCATCCCCGTCGCTTGGTTTGCGGACATGCGCTCGTTCGAGTGGCGGGCGAGCACGCGCGAGACCTCGTGTCCGAGGCCCGCGGCGAGTTGGTCTTGGTTGTCCGCAACGTCGAGGAGGCAGGTGTGAACGCCGATCTTCCCGCCGGGAATGGCAAACGCGTTGGGGGAGTCGTCTTTGAAGGTGTTCACCTCCCAGCTGTCTGGGATGTCTCCGTCTGCGACCTCGGTGGCGAGCGCTTCGGTCCCGCACCCCACGTACTTCTGGTCCCCGCCGCTCTTGGAGATCGGCACGTCGCGCTTGCACTGCGCGTACAGCGCAAGTTCCTGCTGGTCTACTCGATCATCCGAGAGCATGAGCAATTGGCGGCGTTCCATCAGCGAGACCCCGCATGAGGCGGTGGTCGCGAGGAGAACGATCGCGCTGACGAATTTGCGCCCCATGGTGGTCCGTACTGTCTATCTTGCGGCCTGCCGGCCGCCAAGAGATCAGGCGACGTTCTCGCGGGGACGGTGTATAGCGGGACGCTAAGCCAGAAGGTACTACCGGTCCCGGGCTTGCCGGTGACGCCGATTTCTCCGCCCATCAGCTGGACCGGGCGACGGGAGATGGCGAGCCTGAGCCCGGTTGCGCCGTGGGCGCGCGCAGAACCACTGCCGGTCTGCGTGAACGCTTCGAGGATGGTGCGGCAGTCCTCCTCCGAGATTCCGGGACCGGAGGCCGTTAGACGCCACTGGGCCCGGACGACCGTCTTCCCGAGATCGCGCTGCTCGTGGTTCATTACCGAGAGGAACTCGCTCTTTGCGCGCGTCGCCTTCTGGGCGCGGAGCGCTTCTTGGGCGTCGAGATCAGGATGCCGATCGCGAACGCGACGCCGATGAAGGTCCGCGCGTCTCGGAGCCGAGAGAGGTCGAGGCGGAAATCTCGCGAACGAAGCGCGTGACACGCGAGGGTGGCTTGCAGGGCGATGAGGCACGAGTCGAGGAGGGGGACGTCGAGGCGGGTTCCGCGGAGAAGTCCTGCGGTCAGCGCGGCGAGGACGAGAGTCGGCCACAGCTGCATGCCGAACTGGAGCAGCACGACCACGACCACGCCCACGCTCGGCGCGAGGTAGACCGGAAGGCCGTCGACTTTGCTTGCCTCGAGGGCGAAGCCTGCCACTGCGGTTGCGACGTACGCGCCGAAGACCGCGAACTGGTGTGGCCTCCAGAGGCGCCGGCTCAG
Proteins encoded in this region:
- a CDS encoding M48 family metallopeptidase; the protein is MGRKFVSAIVLLATTASCGVSLMERRQLLMLSDDRVDQQELALYAQCKRDVPISKSGGDQKYVGCGTEALATEVADGDIPDSWEVNTFKDDSPNAFAIPGGKIGVHTCLLDVADNQDQLAAGLGHEVSRVLARHSNERMSANQATGMLMAGTQTSGAVHPDVMSAFGVGAQYRLILAYGRARESEADFMGLDLMAQAGFDPREAVVFWNNMDEAASASGGQAPPDFLSTHPGSATRNHDLNERMPTAMQLNQQARAQGKKLRCTR